Below is a genomic region from Pseudocalidococcus azoricus BACA0444.
AAACCACTGCAAAAGCAATCCCGGCCACCGCGACTAGCAGCCGAATCCGTTCCCGTTGGAGTTGGAGCCAGGCCAGGGGAATCGCCAAAATCATGACGGCTCTCCACTGGGATCAATCACAACTTCGACCTGCAAATTGGTCAGGCCAGCGGCAATACGGCTATCATCCAGACGAATTTTGACCTCCACGACGCGAACATCGGTTTTGGCCGCCGGATCCGTATCAATGACATCGTTTTTAGCAATCAATAGGCCAACCTGGGCCACTTGACCAGAAATTGGTTGGGGGAAGGCGGGGCTTTTAATCAGGGCGGGCTGACCGACTTTAATCCGAGGCACATCAGTTTCATAGACTTCGGCAACAGCATACATCTGCTTGGTATTGCCCAGTTGTAAAATTCCATCCGTACCAATGGCTTCCCCGGCCCAGGTATAGATTTTCAGGATTTGCCCGGCCCGCGGTGAACGAATGATGGTGCGCTGGAGGCGAGCTTCGGCTAATTCTAAATTCCGTTTGGTAGAGTTGACGAGAATCTGGGCCTGGGAACGACTGAGGTTGGCCTGGGCAGAGCGGAGTTGATCTTGGGCATTGACAGCGTTGGTCTGTTCTTCGTTGCTAATTTGACTCAAGGTGGCCTGGGCAGCTTCCAGTTCTTCGGTACGGCTGCGGACAATCAGTTCTTTGTCTTCTAACAGTTGTTGGGAGATGGCCCCGGCCTGGGATAGCTGGCGAAACCGTTGATATTCCCGTTGGCTAGAGGCTAATTCTGCGGCGATGCGTTGAATCGTAGCTTTTTGGGCCCGCATTTGAGCCAGCTTTGGCTGGGTGACTTGATCCAGACGCGAACGGGCCTCGGCAATTTGCGCTTCTCCCAATTGGGTTTCGGCCTGGAGACGTTTCTGAGCTTCTGCCAGCTGATCCGCTGCTAAGTTGCGCTCTGCCAAGCGTTCTGGATAACTATCTAAGTAGAGCAGAACTTGGCCGGGTTGAACAAAATCCCCTTCTTTAACTAAGAGCTTCCCAATCCGTTCACCGGGGGTGCCACTTAAAACAATACTCTCCCCCTCTGGCTCAAGGCGGCCCAAGGCACTGATTTTTTCCGAGGGCCGTGGCTTAGTCTGACTGATAGCGGGATTGGGCGTAGATGCGGGGGGACTTGTCAACTGTCGAAGACTCACCATCAAGGTCAATAGCCCGAGACCAACCAAACTACCCATGAGCCAGGGATTCATGCCCTTGAGACTAAATGGACTCCCCACCCGTATCACCTTCCTTCCCTGATTGTTTGTAGCCTGCCTAAAATGTCTGAGTCTGTGTTGATCCTAATCTAAATATAAAGAAATGCTAAAAGTATGAAATCATGTTCGCACCAATACCCTATTGCCCTTCTGAGGGGGGATGGTATCATTTATCACAGATCTGTTGCTTAATGCGTTGCTTAATACCCATTCTGCGGGAATATCTTCAATTGCCACTGTCTATCGGTAGGGTCGTCCCATGACATCGACATCCATTGCACCTGTTGTTCTCGTTATTTTAGATGGCTGGGGCTACCGAGAAGAATCAGCTGGAAATGCTGTAGCTTTGGCGAAAACACCTGTCATGGACAGTCTATGGGCGGCTTACCCCCACACCTTGGTGCATACTTCCGGTAAAGCAGTCGGTCTGCCGCGGGGGCAAATGGGTAATTCAGAGGTTGGGCATTTAAATATTGGGGCCGGGCGCACGGTTCCCCAAGAGTTAGTCCGTATTTCTGACGCGGCGGAGGATGGAACCTTGCATCAAAATCCAGCCCTTGTCAAGCTCTGCCAGGCCCTGAAAAGCCGTCAAAGGAAGTTACATTTGATTGGCCTGTGTTCCGAAGGTGGAGTCCACTCCCATTTAGATCACCTTTATGCCCTTGTGGAAATGGCCCAGCAACAGGGAATTACGGAAGTTTGTATCCATGCCATTACCGATGGTCGTGACACCCCGCCCATGGAAGCCAAAGAGGTGCTAAAAACCCTAGAAGAGTGCTTAAAGGAAATTGGCCTGGGCAAAGTAGTCACGGTGAGTGGTCGCTATTACGCCATGGATCGAGATCGGCGGTGGGATCGGGTGGAGTTGGCCTATCGAGTGATGGTGTCCAATGATGAGATTAACTCTCTTGCACCGTGGGAAGTGGCAGCGGCGGCTTATCAATCCGAGATTAGCGATGAATTTATTCAACCCGTGCGGATTGCAGCGGGGGCAGTTGAGCCAGGGGATGGGGTCATTTTCTTTAACTTTCGCCCCGATCGGGCCCGGCAACTAACTCAGGCCTTTATTGACCCCAATTTCCAGGGATTTGCCCGGGAGCAGATTGAACCCTTAGAATTCGTCACTCTGACCCAATACGACAGTAATTTAACCTGTGACGTGGCATTTCCGCCCCAAAACCTGAGCAAAATCCTGGGGGAAGTAATTTCAGCAGCCGGGTTATCTCAATTACGGGTTGCGGAAACAGAAAAATACGCCCATGTCACCTACTTCTTTAATGGTGGTATTGAGGATCCCTTTCCGGGGGAAGATCGCGTTTTGATCCCCAGTCCCATGGTTCCCACCTATGATCGGGCTCCAGCCATGTCAGCAGCAGCAGTCACGGAAGCGGTAGTAGCAGGGATCGAAAAAGGAATTTACTCTTTAATAGTAGTCAACTACGCCAATCCCGATATGGTTGGACACACGGGGCAAATTCCCGCCACGATCCAGGCCTTGGAGACGGTTGATCGTTTTTTGGGCCAGGTGATTGACAGCACTCTGAGGATGGGCGGCACACTCCTGATTACCGCGGATCACGGCAACGCCGAATATATGCAGGATGAAAATGGCAATCCTTGGACAGCCCACACCACAAACCCTGTGCCTTTAAT
It encodes:
- a CDS encoding ABC exporter membrane fusion protein, with the translated sequence MNPWLMGSLVGLGLLTLMVSLRQLTSPPASTPNPAISQTKPRPSEKISALGRLEPEGESIVLSGTPGERIGKLLVKEGDFVQPGQVLLYLDSYPERLAERNLAADQLAEAQKRLQAETQLGEAQIAEARSRLDQVTQPKLAQMRAQKATIQRIAAELASSQREYQRFRQLSQAGAISQQLLEDKELIVRSRTEELEAAQATLSQISNEEQTNAVNAQDQLRSAQANLSRSQAQILVNSTKRNLELAEARLQRTIIRSPRAGQILKIYTWAGEAIGTDGILQLGNTKQMYAVAEVYETDVPRIKVGQPALIKSPAFPQPISGQVAQVGLLIAKNDVIDTDPAAKTDVRVVEVKIRLDDSRIAAGLTNLQVEVVIDPSGEPS
- the gpmI gene encoding 2,3-bisphosphoglycerate-independent phosphoglycerate mutase produces the protein MTSTSIAPVVLVILDGWGYREESAGNAVALAKTPVMDSLWAAYPHTLVHTSGKAVGLPRGQMGNSEVGHLNIGAGRTVPQELVRISDAAEDGTLHQNPALVKLCQALKSRQRKLHLIGLCSEGGVHSHLDHLYALVEMAQQQGITEVCIHAITDGRDTPPMEAKEVLKTLEECLKEIGLGKVVTVSGRYYAMDRDRRWDRVELAYRVMVSNDEINSLAPWEVAAAAYQSEISDEFIQPVRIAAGAVEPGDGVIFFNFRPDRARQLTQAFIDPNFQGFAREQIEPLEFVTLTQYDSNLTCDVAFPPQNLSKILGEVISAAGLSQLRVAETEKYAHVTYFFNGGIEDPFPGEDRVLIPSPMVPTYDRAPAMSAAAVTEAVVAGIEKGIYSLIVVNYANPDMVGHTGQIPATIQALETVDRFLGQVIDSTLRMGGTLLITADHGNAEYMQDENGNPWTAHTTNPVPLILVEGEKRQIPGHGTDVQLREAGCLADLAPTILAILKLDQPPEMTGKSLIEPAAYEMRASRTPVPVKL